One Salmo salar chromosome ssa01, Ssal_v3.1, whole genome shotgun sequence DNA window includes the following coding sequences:
- the LOC106575475 gene encoding claudin-20 has product MASTCMQIFAFILALLGIMGAMVATLLPNWKVSADVGSNIITAISQMQGLWMDCTWYSTGMFSCTLKYSVLSLPAYLQTARTTMVLSCVMAAMGLCLASLGLKCTRWGGGRRSKRHAAIASGGCFIAAGFLCLVPASWFTNEVITNFLDRSVHESNKFEPGGAVYVAFLSAGFLFVGGSIFCVSCSGKRPGHQDMILLPPPNKLILQQQQQLLQQQQQDQHQYCSLSPLDNKTGYSLQDYV; this is encoded by the coding sequence ATGGCATCTACATGCATGCAGATCTTCGCCTTCATCCTGGCGCTGTTGGGCATCATGGGGGCCATGGTGGCCACACTGCTTCCCAATTGGAAGGTGAGTGCCGACGTGGGCTCCAACATCATCACAGCCATCTCCCAGATGCAGGGGCTGTGGATGGACTGCACCTGGTACAGCACCGGCATGTTCAGCTGCACCTTGAAGTACTCGGTGCTGTCGCTGCCCGCCTACCTGCAGACTGCCCGCACCACCATGGTGCTGTCCTGTGTGATGGCTGCCATGGGCCTGTGCCTAGCATCCCTGGGGCTCAAATGTACCCGCTGGGGGGGCGGCCGGCGCTCCAAGAGGCACGCGGCCATCGCCAGCGGGGGCTGCTTCATCGCCGCTGGCTTCCTGTGCCTGGTGCCCGCTTCCTGGTTCACCAACGAGGTCATCACTAACTTCCTGGACCGCAGTGTGCACGAGAGCAATAAGTTTGAGCCCGGGGGCGCTGTGTACGTGGCCTTCCTGTCGGCAGGCTTCCTCTTCGTGGGGGGGTCCATCTTCTGTGTGTCTTGCTCGGGGAAGAGGCCCGGTCACCAGGACATGATCTTACTGCCCCCCCCCAACAAACTCATactgcagcagcaacagcagctcctacagcaacagcagcaggacCAGCACCAGTactgctccctctccccactAGACAATAAGACAGGCTACAGCCTGCAGGACTATGTGTAG